In Phoenix dactylifera cultivar Barhee BC4 chromosome 11, palm_55x_up_171113_PBpolish2nd_filt_p, whole genome shotgun sequence, the following are encoded in one genomic region:
- the LOC103720492 gene encoding CASP-like protein 2D1 → MRNGADTTLSSSNDHHQLLRFLDFFLRLSVIPLSVASLWVMASNKQTNDAYGKVEFSNLSGLRYLVGINAISTGYAIASVLLLCLRCFNSDWYLFISDQVMAYLMVTSGSAVAEVLYLAHEGDRKVSWSEVCSYYGMFCSKIKVSLALHFVALVCFIVLSLISAYRVFSKFEAPSLLSEEVGEQE, encoded by the exons ATGAGGAATGGAGCTGACACCACACTCAGTTCTTCAAACGACCACCACCAACTCCTCAGATTCCTTGACTTCTTCCTCAGGCTCTCTGTGATCCCTCTCAGTGTTGCCTCCCTTTGGGTTATGGCCAGCAACAAGCAGACCAATGATGCTTATGGGAAGGTGGAGTTCAGTAACCTATCAGGGCTCAG GTATTTGGTTGGCATCAATGCCATTTCAACTGGGTATGCTATTGCTTCCGTTCTCCTCCTGTGCCTCAGATGCTTCAACAGTGACTGGTATCTCTTTATCTCAGACCAG GTTATGGCCTATTTAATGGTGACATCTGGGTCTGCAGTGGCTGAGGTGCTCTACTTGGCACATGAGGGTGATAGGAAGGTCTCATGGAGTGAGGTGTGCAGTTACTATGGGATGTTCTGCAGCAAGATCAAGGTGTCATTAGCATTACATTTTGTGGCCTTGGTGTGTTTCATTGTTTTGTCCCTCATCTCTGCCTACAGAGTCTTCAGCAAGTTTGAGGCCCCTTCTTTGCTATCTGAAGAAGTTGGGGAACAGGAGTAG